Proteins co-encoded in one Kribbella solani genomic window:
- a CDS encoding acetylornithine transaminase, with the protein MTELLTVDGTQAALTSRYSGALMNTFGAPKRVLVRGEGAYLWDADGNKYLDLLGGLAVNCLGHAHPFVVSAVTSQLATLGHVSNFFASAPQIALAEKLLGLFDVPGKVFFTNSGTEANEAAFKITRRTGRTKIVSTIGAFHGRSMGALALTWKPAYREAFAPLPGDVEFVPYGDADALAAAVDDRTAAVVLEPIQGENGVIVPPDGYLRAARRITSEHGALLWLDEIQTGIGRTGTWFGYEAEGIVPDLVTVAKGLGAGIPIGACIGLGAAADLLQPGNHGTTFGGNPVAAIAGLAVLTVIERDGLLGQVNAIGNHLASSISALDHPKIAGVRGRGLLRAIQLTEPVSDQVAALALEAGFVVNNPVPDALRLAPPYILSKADVDSFVAALPGLLDQTEAN; encoded by the coding sequence ATGACCGAACTGCTCACCGTCGATGGCACCCAGGCCGCGCTGACGTCGCGGTACTCCGGCGCGCTGATGAACACCTTCGGCGCACCGAAGCGCGTGCTGGTGCGCGGCGAGGGCGCGTACCTGTGGGACGCGGACGGCAACAAGTACCTCGACCTGCTCGGTGGGCTGGCGGTGAACTGCCTCGGCCACGCGCACCCGTTCGTGGTGTCCGCGGTGACATCACAGCTCGCCACCCTGGGGCATGTCTCGAACTTCTTCGCCTCCGCGCCGCAGATCGCGCTGGCCGAGAAACTGCTCGGTCTCTTCGACGTACCGGGCAAGGTGTTCTTCACCAACTCCGGCACCGAGGCGAACGAGGCCGCCTTCAAGATCACGCGGCGCACCGGCCGTACCAAGATCGTCTCCACCATCGGGGCGTTCCACGGGCGGTCGATGGGCGCGCTCGCGCTGACCTGGAAGCCGGCGTACCGGGAGGCGTTCGCGCCGCTGCCCGGTGACGTCGAGTTCGTGCCGTACGGCGACGCGGACGCGCTCGCCGCCGCGGTCGACGACCGGACCGCGGCCGTCGTCCTGGAGCCGATCCAGGGCGAGAACGGCGTGATCGTGCCGCCGGACGGCTACCTGCGGGCCGCGCGGCGGATCACCTCCGAGCACGGCGCGCTGCTGTGGCTCGACGAGATCCAGACCGGCATCGGCCGGACCGGAACCTGGTTCGGGTACGAGGCCGAGGGGATCGTGCCGGATCTGGTCACCGTCGCGAAGGGCCTCGGCGCCGGCATCCCGATCGGTGCCTGCATCGGTCTCGGCGCGGCCGCGGACCTGCTGCAGCCGGGGAACCACGGGACCACGTTCGGCGGCAACCCGGTCGCGGCGATCGCCGGGCTGGCGGTGCTGACCGTGATCGAGCGGGACGGCCTGCTCGGCCAGGTGAATGCCATCGGCAACCACCTCGCGTCCTCGATCAGCGCGCTCGACCACCCGAAGATCGCCGGCGTCCGCGGCCGCGGGCTGCTGCGCGCGATCCAGCTGACCGAGCCGGTGTCCGACCAGGTCGCCGCGCTGGCGCTGGAAGCCGGTTTCGTGGTGAACAATCCGGTCCCGGACGCGTTGCGGCTGGCCCCGCCGTACATCCTGAGCAAGGCTGACGTGGACAGTTTCGTCGCGGCCCTTCCCGGGCTGCTCGATCAGACGGAGGCGAACTGA